Part of the Mytilus edulis chromosome 9, xbMytEdul2.2, whole genome shotgun sequence genome, TTATCCAGAtcaatttatttatgaaatgcGCGATGTCATTGTTATATAATTACAACCCGATGTTTAGCATTTCAGAAATTGTTTTTTCTGTTCGTGCATTGTAAAATTTGTTAATCTACCTCAAAGAATTCTTAGCTAACTTTGGTTATTGACGTCTTCAGTTGTTTTCCAAAAGTAATAAGCATCGTATCATCTTTATTTTAACTTGAACTTTGATGGTTAGTATCCCATTACCAATAATACCACCTatcttttgttttaccaaaaaaagtgATTCGATTACTTCTAATAAAAGTCTTTAAACTTGATTTCTGCTactaatgaatgtttttttttttaattttatatataaaagtgattatgtggtatgattgcaataggacaactctacacaagacaccaaaagacacagaaatgaacagatataggtcaccatacgacaATCAACTATGAGAAAATCCTATATCCCATACATgccatagtcagatataaaaagcTCTGAAACCAAATTTAAATATGCATTTATCAGAACTAGAAGAATATCAATATTCAGATGTGTTACCTGAACGATATATAATGACATTTGACTaaattaaggtagatagggtgtcttcctccattttggattttgaaatactagaaaacaaggtcttgatctttgatgaaatgtgcaaatttttatagtagtaggtaatttatgtgtaagaattttcattatgatatagaaaatgccatgtttgatcatatttatgattgtattttacaaaaataagaattcttttgtttgattaatttttttccaactttgtcaaataaggggaggcaactcaaatgcaagggcagataattcagatagtgttacttttacaatagaatgtgttaggaatttacccatttttacacgtagcaagaaaacgagtccggtgaccccattttttccttttcttatctgaaagcataatattggggctatcttctcatattttatctcaaaattctatggtgtgagttttatggcggaaaaaggggttttccatgcataatctatacaaaatctttacaacctgtagtgtgaaaataagtctggtgacccattctttttattaatgtttttaaacaagccggatatgaactacattttggcaaattattaaaagattctatggattataatttagacaccccttCTACCTTAAATGATAATTAAACCAAAAAAGTACATCAAAACGTTCTCTATTTCTTTGGTCAAAATATATGTGTTTTGCTTGTTGTTTAACGACAATCGAACACATAAATCtgttttcaaattatgttttatatatgtatcACCAAATTTGACTTCATCATCTGAATAGCCTTTTTTTTAACCAATGCTTCGAACATATGGAACATTTTCAATTGTGTATTGGACTAACACTTTCTTTATATTAACATCATGAATTTGaacggttttttttttcaatttagacttgtttataatattttcgtttgggcttgtattataaGATTTTAATGATCTGTTAATCCTTTTTTTGACtcgtcgaaatccggatctggtaatcaattttttgcacctcatgtttgtggtatacCATCTTTTCtgaaagtttattgttttttgttcggcaataaattaaaataaagatcctttttgttacatcttgtgttCAATTTATTTGACATTCTTTAATGACACTCAGCCGAGTTTAAGAACCTGTTAATCAAACGCGTGTTGTTAAAATAGACTTTTTCACTTTATTGGTCTTTTGGAACATgttttttgtgttgtatttagaacGAAATTTGATTAACATGCACACGTAAACAAATTGCAGTTTTTAGGCAATGCAACCATAGGTTTCAACGTTGATTTCGaattagacttgtatatatatatatatatatatatatatatatatatatatatatatatatatatatatatattgtaaacaacgttcaaacctatgattgcgtctAAATATCAGTCCAACAATGTTAGATGTGTATATTTGATTAAGCAATTATTTTGTTTCTTCTATGGCCgcgattcgaactcatgctactgggATAACGTGGCACTAAATCGCATTGCACTATGCCCGACGCTCCAAACCACTCGTCCATCTAGGCTCTACAATGATAAAGCTTTCTGTTTCCTTTCATCGTCAGTTTTATGTAGTGTCGTAACACAGTCTTTGATACATAAGACATGAAGATTGAAATTTTACATATCCTTTTTCTTATTCTTGTTTAATTGCATATACTAGTAgtatattatatgtttttgtatttctACAGTGCCACCTTCAGCACCTGAAGTTATTTTGTTAATGAATCTAGCAATGTCAACGACATCAATTATAACTGACGGTGATACTATAACATTTGTTTGTTCTGGGGATGTTGGAAAACCACCTGGGAAATTCCGTTTCCAACATTTTCGAAGTGATCATATGTTATACAAGAATTATTCATCCTCTTTTACATCAATATCGGAGATTTCGGATAAGTGTTCTTACTATCGTACAAGTAACATGACATTACAGATTACTTCTGAAGACAACAAAGCAGTTATACGATGTGTTGTTGAATCACCCATGTCAGAAATTAGCATGTTTGTTGATTCAGAGCCATTAGAAGTGTACTGTGAGTAAACCGTGTTTAATACATACATATTGTATAGAACTAATAAACGTGTTGATGAATTAAGTAATGTAAACGACAACATGGCCAATGACACAgcaatttaacaacaaaaaatacaaaaattaggTCTTTTATTATGCAGAATATATTGCCTTATCTTGGTATTAACAAACAATATACGGACAACGTGGGATATATAAGTTCATACATACTCTAACAAAACCGAGGATTTATAAACaatatgtcaaaatataaatCGACATATGTGATATATACAGGGTAAATGAATTCAATTTGGGGCGAGTGCAAACAAGTTCGAGTCCCGTATGGAATTAATTGTCACTTATTGATCGTTTTAGATCACAAGTACAGTcataaacaaatttgttttaccaCAAATCTAATTGGGGGTATTTTTAGTTATACTAAAGTTTAAGTCAACAATATGAGtgaaattcaaagtttttaaaacatacattttgtctTAGAGCTTGCAAAATTGTTATAATGtgtcttaatttgaaaacaaacccATGTTTCGAATGGAAGCTTCTTCTACttattacttttacttatttaGTAACTAAATTAAACCCTGCTCACTGATCTTACATTAAAGTTACACAGTTAATAAGTGTAAGCTTATAATCAATGATATTCTAAGAAGTTAATAGGATTTAAGACAATATTATATACGAGCactattttcaacttttttttatcattgatatatCTTCAGAAAAGTTGGAAGGAGGTTTGAAAAAAGTATAATTATTCTATATTATTATTCAATTACTGAGGACAGATCatgtatgtatatttatttttacatcacaCAGATGCTGTGAAAATGCCAACAATAGTTAAACTTCCAACTAAAACAGACTATTTAGTAGGTATAGATACTAGCATAAGCTTGAAGTGTAACACCGATGGTAATCCTAAACCAAGTTATGTTTGGTATACAGACAACGCATTCGAGGCATTAAGTACCAGCGAAAATTTAACTATTACAGATGCCAGTACAACAAATCGATGTATATATACTTGTTTCGTCAGTAATGCATTAAATTGCGTCATTCACACAAAACGTGTTCAGATGCATGTCTGTAAAGGGGAAGGCAGTGAAAACACAGGTAAATAACAACAACATGTCTCAATTTCAAGTATAATAGATAATATTTCTGTGGCAAAGCATGGCGCATATAATCTTCTCAATCATTCTATTATCAAGAGTATAAACAAACATATAAAGGTTAATGCGGCAGTTTAATAAGTATAGTATAACACATGATACATCTCGTCGACACGAGACCAAATAGCATAGACGTTAACACCGGTAAATCACCGTACGGCATTCGACAATGAGCAAACGCCATACCACAAAGTCAGCGTTATACGGACCTCCATTGACCATCATTAATAGataattttttgaaatctaacaTTCTTAATTGCACCCTTGCTGTTGGTAAAAGAAATGATAAATCTTACATTCAATTTGTGAACTCGTTATACTTATTTGATTCTGTCTTGttttcaaacagaaaaataacaaaacaataaaacgaAATCCGCGAAAAATTATAAAAGGAAAGTCTGTTTTCAAATGTCACACTTAAAGCTCAAACGCagcaaacaaatgaataaaaactgtcatattcctgacttgtatattcttatgtggaaaatggtggattgaatctggttttatagctagctaaacttctcacatgtatgacagtcagaaaaaaaatattcattatattgacaaagatgtgtgaacaaaacaaacagacattatagataaaaatgtaaaataaaggggtacagcagtcaccaTTGAGTTAAAACTAAGAATTGGTTCCCGTCGatgtaaaaataatatacattggTGCAGTTTACTTTacatatataattttgaataaactaGAAAAGAACAGTTTTGTTTATTTGCCTATTATACATCTTTTAGTAATATGAAAGAAGAAGAATATAGGAAGTGTGGGCCTGTCCGATAAATTTACTGATTAATCAAATACGTCAATGATGTTTTCATTTGGAGGATTTCCcaaaaaaaactatgaaatcCATAAAGATTAATCCTGATACATCCTATccattttgccttttttttaattgtaccagGATTGTTTTAACGATTATTGCGGATTAAGATTGCGATATGTAACTAATGTATTCTCTTGAAGAGCTACTGTAAAACGTTTTATCTATTTACATGAGtcttaaaataaaatgcattattcTTGCGTCTCATAGGGTTCCAAAATTGTGATgaattcaaaatcaaaagatatCTGTTATAACGTCATAAACATTTCAAACTACACAAGAAAATTTCGTTCATGGATATttgacatgaatttcacgtgaatttgaCTGAAAAAAACATGATGTTCGTACACATTAAACTCGTGTAAATGACATTTTTCATGATTCAAATCAACTTGATTATGTAGATATTCTTTGAATAATTTAGATTATTCACGTGAGTTTTtcttcgttgttctcctcttatatttaatgcgtttccctcagttttagtttgtaacaccgattttgttttttgttcatggatttatgtgttttgaacagcggtatactactgttgcctttatttacttaaaAGGAGCTTTTAAGTAAATTTACGCATCAATAGTCGAACATGCAAAAGTATTGTAAAAATTCCTTGTATCGTGACCATTGTTTCATTAATAAATTGTTTACAATTCCTTCATTGACATTGAAAAATAAAGTAGATGAAGCAGCATCCGTAGGTTATCCATCAATATGATCAATGGTGTTATTTGTGTTTGTATTTAAGCCGTCATTGTGCTAGGTACAGTGTGTGGATCCATTATATTGGTTCTGTGTGTGGTATTATTTGGTGTTATACATAACAAAATCATGTAAGTAATAACTTAGATTCTGTATAAACATTTGATAAAGCTTTTAGTTTTGATCAGCGTTTAAAATTCCCATTCATAAATTTCTGATAAAATTCAGTGTAATAACTCGTTGTAACTTAACAATCAAGGATTATTTACACTTGTATTGATTCAATCCataacatatggaaattttatagaaaatccaaaGCCTTTCCTCTTATACTCTCATATTTTGAAAGTTGGTGCTTGAAAGATAGAAGACTATTGCATGCAGTGCCAGCAATGATCTACTTAAAACAAATTTACCATTTtagatattggttaaaacaaatattaatatggacaaattcaagtacaccttctatGGTGCGCTCCACTTTAGTGACACAGCACgagttttatgaatttaaaggTTGATTAGGACTTTttgtaaacattatttttctaccAGATAATAGAATAACAAGTGAATAAtctatgtttaaatttaaaacatttgtcatttatttgtacgcgcatctggcgtacaaaattgTTATCCTGGTAGCTATGctgattttattcataaatatgaACGGAGGTTTTCCCCTCAAAGTTTTTGTTTGGCTACAGGATGCATTCTATTGtgtttttgtccatcgatttacgagttttgaacagcggtatactactgttgcctttactttaTCTACAATGTTATTGATATGTGTATAATATTTTCTGGGGTAAAATTCTAAAAAGAATGTAGTATAAGCGTTATTCCTTCGTTCCGTATACTACAGAAATTATCTTCCTCGGTTAGATTGAAAGTACACAATTAGAAACATGAGTTTTTGCTAAGTTTGAAACTTCCAAAAGCAGCGTATCTCAAGTCTTAAAGTTTACCTGTTAATTCAAAAACGCTGATAAAAATGAAAGTTCAATAATTTGAGTTATGTTGCATTTCACACTGTTTTTGTtattcaaaaatgtaaacaagaaTATGTAATATAATAATGTCCGAAATGTTTATAAAAGTGAAAAGGGTACGAATGTCAAAGTCAAATATTCTTTCTGTGAGTAAAATT contains:
- the LOC139490433 gene encoding cell adhesion molecule 2-like, whose amino-acid sequence is MNLAMSTTSIITDGDTITFVCSGDVGKPPGKFRFQHFRSDHMLYKNYSSSFTSISEISDKCSYYRTSNMTLQITSEDNKAVIRCVVESPMSEISMFVDSEPLEVYYAVKMPTIVKLPTKTDYLVGIDTSISLKCNTDGNPKPSYVWYTDNAFEALSTSENLTITDASTTNRCIYTCFVSNALNCVIHTKRVQMHVCKGEGSENTAVIVLGTVCGSIILVLCVVLFGVIHNKIMSLRIRNLNDRSLDYVNTIQQQDLSLYESVGHALEVRHYDQPSTGEHQYTNTNLSGSVDHPLDVHHYEQPSTGEHQYTNTNLSGN